One Mesorhizobium sp. J428 DNA segment encodes these proteins:
- a CDS encoding MFS transporter, producing MTSALDDPIRPSSLPLEGAPAVNPGLVMLALAMGGFAIGTTEFAAMSLLPYFSAGLGVDEPTAAHAISAYALGVVVGAPIIAVLSARVPRRTLLMVLMAVFGVANCLSAMSPSYNWLLAFRFMSGLPHGAYFGVAALVAASLVPQNRRASAVAKVMLGLTVATIIGVPVATWLGQAFGWRWGFAVTGLLALMTFVMVAAFAPKDQPDADASPLRELGAFANRQVLLTLATAVVGFGGLFAVYSYTASTLLEVTQVEPWVVPIVIGLFGVGMTLGTIFAAWAADKALRATATGIIIASALTLFAFPFSVGNVWTISLVVFLIGCASSLGVVIQTYLMDVAKDAQTLAAAANHSAFNAANALGPWLAGLAISAGYGFPSSGFVGCGLAILGLVMWLVTLADARRSRPN from the coding sequence ATGACCAGCGCGCTCGACGACCCCATTCGGCCGTCCTCCCTCCCCCTCGAAGGCGCGCCTGCGGTCAATCCCGGCCTGGTCATGCTGGCGCTCGCTATGGGCGGCTTCGCGATCGGCACGACCGAATTCGCGGCGATGAGCCTGCTTCCCTATTTCTCCGCCGGCCTCGGCGTCGACGAACCGACTGCCGCACATGCCATCAGCGCATATGCGCTCGGTGTCGTCGTCGGCGCGCCCATCATCGCGGTCCTCTCCGCCCGGGTTCCAAGGCGCACCCTGCTGATGGTGCTGATGGCGGTGTTCGGCGTGGCCAACTGCCTCAGCGCCATGTCGCCCTCCTACAACTGGCTGCTGGCGTTCCGCTTCATGAGCGGTCTGCCACACGGCGCCTATTTCGGCGTGGCGGCCCTCGTCGCGGCGTCGCTCGTGCCGCAGAACAGACGCGCATCGGCGGTCGCGAAGGTGATGCTTGGCCTCACCGTCGCGACAATCATTGGCGTGCCGGTGGCGACCTGGCTCGGCCAGGCCTTCGGATGGCGCTGGGGCTTTGCTGTCACCGGCCTCCTCGCGCTGATGACCTTCGTCATGGTCGCGGCCTTCGCACCGAAGGACCAGCCCGACGCAGACGCAAGTCCGCTGCGCGAACTCGGCGCCTTCGCCAACCGGCAGGTGCTGCTCACGCTTGCCACCGCGGTCGTCGGCTTCGGCGGGCTGTTCGCCGTCTACTCCTACACCGCCTCGACGCTGCTGGAGGTGACGCAGGTCGAGCCCTGGGTGGTGCCGATCGTGATCGGCCTGTTCGGCGTCGGCATGACGCTCGGCACGATCTTCGCGGCCTGGGCGGCGGACAAGGCACTGCGTGCCACCGCGACCGGCATTATCATCGCCAGCGCGCTGACGCTTTTCGCCTTTCCGTTCTCGGTCGGTAATGTCTGGACGATCTCGCTGGTGGTCTTCCTGATCGGCTGCGCGTCGAGCCTCGGCGTCGTGATCCAGACCTATCTCATGGACGTCGCCAAGGACGCCCAGACGCTGGCGGCGGCCGCCAACCACAGTGCCTTCAATGCGGCCAACGCGCTCGGGCCATGGCTGGCTGGCCTGGCGATCTCCGCCGGCTACGGCTTCCCGTCCTCCGGTTTCGTCGGCTGCGGACTGGCCATCCTTGGCCTTGTCATGTGGCTCGTGACGCTGGCCGACGCACGGCGTTCGCGGCCGAACTGA
- the ettA gene encoding energy-dependent translational throttle protein EttA — MARQFIYHMSGLSKAYGAKKVLDNVHLSFYPDAKIGILGPNGSGKSTILRIMAGLDKEHQGEAWLAEGATVGYLAQEPQLDPAKTVRENVMDGVAKKTAIIERYNELMMNYSDETADEGARLQDEMDRLNLWDLDQQVEMAMDALQCPPPDADVNNLSGGERRRVALCRLLLEQPDLLLLDEPTNHLDAETTGWLEKHLRDYPGSVLIITHDRYFLDNVTGWILELDRGRGIPYEGNYTKYLDAKAKRLIQEGREDDARQKSIWREREWIASSPKARQTKSKARIKAYEELLEQAQNRKPTDTQIVIPSSERLGNVVIEVENLSKAYTDEVLIEDLSFRLPPGGIVGVIGPNGAGKTTLFRMITGQEQPTAGTIRLGETVRLGYVDQSRDALDPNKTVWEEISGGAEVIKLGKHEVNSRAYCSSFNFRGGDQQQKVGNLSGGQRNRVHLAKMLKNGGNVLLLDEPTNDLDTETLGALEDALEAYAGCAVIISHDRMFLDRMATHMLAFEGDAHVEWFEGNFEEYEKDKARRLGPEALVPHRMAHKRLTR; from the coding sequence GTGGCACGCCAGTTCATCTATCACATGTCGGGCCTCTCCAAGGCCTACGGCGCCAAGAAGGTGCTCGATAACGTCCATCTGTCCTTCTACCCGGACGCCAAGATCGGCATCCTGGGCCCGAACGGCTCGGGCAAGTCGACGATCCTGCGCATCATGGCGGGCCTCGACAAGGAGCACCAGGGCGAGGCCTGGCTCGCGGAGGGCGCCACCGTCGGCTACCTGGCGCAGGAGCCGCAGCTCGACCCGGCCAAGACCGTGCGCGAGAACGTCATGGACGGCGTCGCCAAGAAGACGGCGATCATCGAGCGCTACAACGAACTGATGATGAACTACTCGGACGAGACGGCGGACGAGGGCGCCCGCCTGCAGGACGAGATGGACCGCCTCAACCTGTGGGACCTCGACCAGCAGGTCGAGATGGCGATGGACGCACTGCAGTGTCCGCCACCGGATGCCGACGTCAACAACCTCTCGGGCGGCGAGCGCCGCCGCGTCGCACTCTGCCGCCTGCTTCTCGAACAGCCGGACCTGCTGCTGCTTGACGAGCCGACCAACCATCTCGACGCCGAGACGACAGGCTGGCTTGAAAAGCACCTGCGCGACTATCCGGGCTCGGTGCTGATCATCACCCACGACCGCTACTTCCTCGACAACGTCACCGGTTGGATCCTCGAGCTCGACCGCGGCCGCGGCATTCCCTACGAGGGCAACTACACCAAATATCTCGACGCCAAGGCCAAGCGCCTGATCCAGGAGGGCCGTGAGGACGACGCCCGCCAGAAGTCGATCTGGCGCGAACGCGAGTGGATCGCATCCTCGCCCAAGGCCCGCCAGACCAAGTCCAAGGCACGCATCAAGGCCTATGAGGAATTGCTCGAGCAGGCGCAGAACCGCAAGCCGACCGACACGCAGATCGTCATCCCGTCGAGCGAGCGCCTGGGCAACGTCGTCATCGAGGTCGAGAACCTCAGCAAGGCCTATACCGACGAGGTGCTGATCGAAGACCTGTCGTTCCGCCTGCCGCCCGGCGGCATCGTCGGCGTCATCGGCCCCAACGGCGCCGGCAAGACGACGCTGTTCCGCATGATCACCGGCCAGGAGCAGCCGACTGCCGGCACGATCCGCCTCGGCGAGACGGTGCGGCTCGGCTATGTCGACCAGAGCCGCGACGCGCTCGACCCGAACAAGACCGTTTGGGAGGAGATCTCCGGCGGCGCCGAGGTGATCAAGCTCGGCAAGCACGAGGTCAACTCCCGCGCCTACTGCTCGTCGTTCAACTTCCGCGGCGGCGACCAGCAGCAGAAGGTTGGCAACCTGTCGGGTGGCCAGCGCAACCGCGTGCACCTGGCCAAGATGCTGAAGAACGGCGGCAACGTGCTGCTGCTCGACGAACCGACCAACGACCTCGACACCGAGACGCTGGGCGCGCTGGAAGATGCGCTCGAAGCCTATGCCGGCTGCGCCGTCATCATCTCGCACGATCGCATGTTCCTCGACCGCATGGCCACCCACATGCTCGCCTTCGAGGGTGACGCGCATGTCGAGTGGTTCGAGGGCAACTTCGAGGAATACGAGAAGGACAAGGCCCGCCGCCTCGGCCCCGAGGCTCTGGTGCCGCATCGCATGGCGCACAAGCGGCTGACGCGGTAA